The Clupea harengus chromosome 26, Ch_v2.0.2, whole genome shotgun sequence genome has a segment encoding these proteins:
- the LOC116219875 gene encoding protein transport protein Sec16B-like, giving the protein MFTSSCINDLLPTYHSSSFTSVMDIYYYSAMKEWRRFPKREVVGLSWGLLALLCRMNGMVRGRDIAKLLLLLQTPTSEKADASSTGAGNTSLVMLLIAGKAKEALDLAVSQGLWHHALLLETFSRKVAPTWVMKRFVSSLNNDPLKTYYQVRMGEIPSVASANDNESWGEWHLHLAAVLVNSSCFSHCQETVLKMKETLASKGMVQAAHFCGMVQQLEPEHLNTISLSRFAATWFGNLGKLYWGLYPEGTKNTALASAQDPVVLPSDLEMETAEEKLCLLPVDAGELGQMPSSNVSKALITEGQSELEGNNNNGSKETKPKSKKKSWFSCFSCFGKRKRE; this is encoded by the exons ATGTTCACTTCTAGTTGCATTAATGATCTTCTCCCCACATATCATTCCAGCTCTTTCACTTCTGTTATGGACATATACTACTATTCGGCCATGAAGGAGTGGAGGCGTTTCCCCAAGAGAGAGGTGGTTGGGCTGAGCTGGGGGCTCCTGGCTCTGCTTTGTAGGATGAATGGA AtggtgagaggcagagatatTGCcaagttgctgctgctgctgcaaactCCAACTAGTGAGAAGGCAGACGCTTCCAGTACAGGGGCAGGAAACACCAGCCTCGTTATGCTGCTCATAGCTGGCAAGGCTAAG GAGGCTCTAGATCTGGCTGTGAGCCAGGGTCTATGGCACCATGCCCTCCTCTTGGAGACCTTCAGTAGGAAAGTAGCACCTACCTGGgtaatgaaaag ATTCGTTAGTAGTCTCAACAACGATCCGCTGAAGACTTACTATCAGGTCCGGATGGGTGAAATCCCTTCAGTTGCCTCT GCAAATGACAATGAGAGCTGGGGAGAGTGGCATCTCCATCTTGCTGCTGTTCTAGTGAACTCGTCCTGCTTCTCTCATTGCCAAGAGACTGTTTTGAAGATGAAAGAAACCTTGG CATCAAAAGGAATGGTCCAAGCGGCCCACTTTTGTGGAATGGTGCAGCAGTTGGAGCCTGAGCACCTGAACACAATTTCTCTTAGCCGGTTTGCAGCAACGTGGTTTGGGAATCTGGGCAAGCTGTATTGGGGGCTTTACCCTGAGGGCACAAAGAATACAGCACTGGCCTCAGCACAGGACCCTGTGGTACTCCCATCTGATTTAGAGATGGAGACTGCTGAAGAAAAACTCTGTTTACTTCCAGTCGATGCAGGGGAGTTGGGCCAGATGCCCTCCTCCAATGTGTCTAAAGCATTGATAACCGAAGGCCAGTCAGAGCTCGAAGGGAATAACAACAATGGATCTAAGGAGACAAAACCGAAATCCAAGAAG AAATCCTGGTTCAGCTGCTTCAGCTGTTTTGGGAAAAGGAAGAGGGAGTAG